The following coding sequences lie in one Desulfobacterales bacterium genomic window:
- a CDS encoding DMT family transporter: protein MLNAFFVATAVILAERLDATSLVSLILAGQMIKPIISLLLAPYGSSGYSAHPVSTWSVIGVILIASGVIIIRRF from the coding sequence TTGCTCAACGCCTTTTTTGTCGCCACTGCCGTCATCCTTGCGGAAAGGCTCGATGCGACCTCCCTGGTATCGCTGATACTGGCCGGCCAGATGATCAAGCCCATCATTTCACTGCTGCTGGCCCCTTATGGCTCGTCGGGATATTCGGCCCATCCGGTTAGCACATGGAGCGTCATCGGCGTTATTCTGATTGCCTCGGGCGTGATCATTATCCGACGATTTTAA
- a CDS encoding DUF4178 domain-containing protein — MGLFDFFKKKDTGPDPLTGLTLPNLKIGYLLDFDMKTWQVEASHYYDWGEGDRSWEWQLISHDETIYLERESDDEDAWSVNRKIPVSRLDPAVFDHIRQHQDPPDTIVYEQVTYFLEEMAGGHFFQNGKGPGKELLSWSYQDDSGKKFLSIEQWGDDDFEASVGIPVEEYQFINILPAGTTP; from the coding sequence ATGGGCTTGTTTGATTTTTTCAAAAAAAAAGACACCGGCCCGGATCCGTTAACCGGTTTGACGCTGCCGAATCTCAAGATTGGTTACCTGCTGGATTTCGATATGAAAACCTGGCAGGTGGAAGCCAGCCATTATTATGACTGGGGAGAAGGTGACAGGTCCTGGGAATGGCAGCTGATCAGCCACGATGAAACGATTTATCTGGAAAGGGAGTCCGATGATGAAGACGCCTGGTCGGTCAACCGGAAAATTCCGGTTTCCCGGCTTGACCCCGCTGTCTTCGATCATATCCGGCAGCACCAGGATCCCCCGGATACAATCGTTTATGAACAGGTAACCTATTTTCTGGAAGAAATGGCCGGCGGGCATTTCTTCCAGAATGGCAAGGGGCCGGGAAAGGAATTGCTGAGCTGGAGTTACCAGGATGATTCCGGAAAGAAATTCCTTTCGATTGAACAGTGGGGAGATGACGATTTTGAAGCCTCCGTCGGCATCCCGGTCGAGGAATATCAGTTCATCAATATCCTGCCGGCCGGAACCACACCCTGA
- a CDS encoding radical SAM protein yields MSLRVNEIFYSIQGESLFSGRPCVFVRLTGCNLRCTYCDTRYAYSEGIFMSIPQILDQVATCRCKLVEITGGEPLLQEDTPDLVRQLLALNYKVLMETNGSHDISRVDRRCVHIVDIKCPASGECHHNDLANLKRIGPEDQLKFVIRDQEDYRFARETLVSVPAGFPTDHALFSPVAGKLEPAVLAGWILEDHLDVRLHLQLHNFIWPDIDRGV; encoded by the coding sequence ATGTCGCTGCGCGTCAATGAAATATTTTACAGCATTCAGGGGGAATCCTTATTCAGCGGTCGACCCTGTGTCTTTGTCCGCCTGACCGGGTGCAACCTTCGCTGTACTTACTGCGATACGCGATATGCGTATTCCGAGGGGATTTTCATGTCAATTCCTCAAATACTCGATCAGGTTGCGACCTGCCGCTGCAAGCTGGTTGAAATCACCGGGGGAGAGCCCCTGCTGCAGGAGGATACTCCGGATCTGGTTCGGCAGCTTCTGGCGTTGAATTATAAGGTTTTGATGGAAACAAACGGCAGTCATGACATCAGCCGGGTGGATCGCCGGTGTGTCCATATTGTAGATATCAAGTGTCCGGCAAGCGGGGAATGCCATCACAACGACCTGGCAAATCTGAAACGTATCGGCCCGGAGGATCAGCTGAAATTTGTCATCCGCGATCAGGAAGATTACCGATTTGCCAGAGAAACCCTCGTGTCGGTACCGGCCGGTTTTCCAACGGATCATGCCCTGTTTTCGCCGGTAGCCGGAAAACTCGAACCGGCTGTGCTGGCCGGCTGGATTCTGGAAGATCATCTGGATGTGAGGCTGCATCTTCAACTCCATAATTTCATATGGCCCGATATCGATAGAGGGGTATAA
- a CDS encoding nitroreductase family protein — translation MLLDDIFKNRYSVRTFTSEPVKTDDIIALIESARLAPSACNSQTWRFIAVTDRATIADITRHAMRSVISNAWLDQAPLVIVGCSQLDLAASRIGSAITGIDYFQIDLGIAMEHMVLKATELGLGTCWIGWFHEKKLKKLLDIPGYVKVSALLAVGYPKDKTPGRQRRRKSIGEIAFKEKWGKTME, via the coding sequence ATGCTTCTTGACGATATTTTCAAAAACCGGTATTCAGTTCGAACGTTTACTTCGGAACCCGTTAAAACCGATGACATCATCGCATTGATCGAATCGGCCCGTCTGGCGCCTTCAGCCTGTAACAGCCAGACGTGGCGTTTTATTGCGGTTACCGACCGGGCCACCATTGCCGACATCACACGGCATGCCATGCGATCGGTTATTTCCAACGCATGGCTCGATCAGGCGCCGTTAGTGATTGTCGGGTGCTCTCAACTTGATCTGGCAGCCAGCCGGATCGGATCGGCCATTACCGGGATTGACTATTTTCAGATCGATCTGGGGATTGCCATGGAGCATATGGTGCTGAAGGCAACCGAGCTGGGATTGGGAACCTGCTGGATCGGATGGTTTCATGAAAAAAAACTGAAAAAACTGCTTGATATCCCCGGATACGTGAAGGTTTCGGCCCTGCTTGCCGTCGGGTATCCGAAAGATAAAACCCCCGGCCGACAGAGACGAAGAAAATCCATCGGAGAGATTGCGTTTAAGGAAAAATGGGGAAAGACGATGGAATGA
- a CDS encoding PspA/IM30 family protein, which produces MSIFSRLFKVGQAQASAIVDKFEDPIRMTEQGIRDLKNDFQQAQISLAQVKGIAIRTRKDSENNKRLAADYERKAMLLLKNGQNGGLDVAEAERLATEALLKKEELSKESVRLATEAQRHEQMAGQLQSNVTKIKSTITSYENDLITLKARAKTAASTRKINEQLARIDGSGTIAMLEKMKAKVEEDESLSQAYGDMVSADHSVDDEINAALGSGKTSTASEHLLELKKKMGLE; this is translated from the coding sequence ATGTCAATATTCAGCAGACTGTTCAAGGTAGGACAGGCCCAGGCAAGTGCCATTGTCGACAAATTTGAAGATCCGATCCGAATGACCGAACAGGGCATCCGGGATCTGAAAAACGATTTTCAGCAGGCCCAGATCAGCCTGGCCCAGGTGAAAGGAATTGCCATCCGGACCCGCAAAGATTCCGAAAATAATAAAAGGCTGGCTGCGGACTATGAACGCAAAGCCATGCTGCTGTTGAAAAACGGACAGAATGGCGGACTGGATGTCGCAGAAGCCGAACGACTGGCCACTGAAGCACTTTTAAAAAAGGAGGAGCTCAGCAAAGAATCTGTCAGGCTCGCTACCGAAGCCCAGCGCCATGAGCAGATGGCCGGTCAGCTTCAATCCAATGTCACAAAAATCAAATCGACCATCACCTCATATGAAAATGATCTGATCACCTTGAAGGCAAGGGCCAAAACAGCCGCTTCGACCCGGAAAATCAATGAACAGCTGGCCAGAATAGACGGTTCCGGCACCATTGCCATGCTGGAGAAAATGAAGGCCAAGGTCGAGGAAGATGAATCGCTTTCCCAGGCATACGGGGATATGGTCAGCGCGGATCATAGTGTTGACGATGAAATCAACGCGGCTCTTGGCAGCGGCAAAACATCTACTGCTTCAGAGCACCTTCTTGAATTGAAAAAGAAGATGGGTCTGGAATAG
- a CDS encoding radical SAM protein, which yields MDTLNCSICELRCLLGEGRTGACGLYELKENHIVERFADHYLVACPISIETMPVLHFHPGAKFFQITTTGCNFNCPGCISTVLVREMFSDSRALQQLSAEQIITKAFENQCEGIVFLMNDPLAAFPGFLKIAKLAHARGLMAGCSTNAYFTTEALTQLLPCLDFINVGMKGFTDKAYQACGVPEIKPVLRNLEILHEAGVHIEISCILTRENQSELMDLAHYISGISRGIPLQVMRFLPFETAAITQEPSIRESEDFCKKLRQDLDFVYLFNTPGSNHLHTCCPRCGHVVLRRDFYGPMGAKIIIPPNGLQQTDQCPACGRELQLVGLTSQSAYQEGDFEGGYPFTRAMEMVEAMLIAMGVTSKAVVVRAWEDVLQNGRLKKLHKSIQHPRTYIEAVRYFGKKVNAAEQAEVLATYLEDRLARIETDLASVTRRPRVYYAMGKPLFYINGGRLENQLVETAGGVSVNRELPDGGRPGRTLTVSELNRINPEVIFISAFISNSVDDFLAECLALGVEADAVKQKQIFVHPAPGWDFGSPRWVLGLLYMARVLHPERCSYDVMAEADAFYRNFYGIAFDPLDANRSFSKPDRRWRWLE from the coding sequence ATGGATACCTTGAACTGTTCCATCTGTGAGCTTCGCTGTCTGCTTGGCGAAGGCCGAACAGGTGCCTGCGGACTTTATGAATTAAAGGAAAACCATATCGTGGAACGGTTTGCGGACCATTATCTGGTCGCCTGTCCCATCTCCATTGAAACCATGCCTGTTCTGCATTTTCACCCGGGGGCAAAATTCTTTCAGATCACGACCACCGGATGCAATTTCAACTGTCCGGGCTGTATTTCCACGGTTCTTGTTCGGGAGATGTTTTCTGACAGCCGGGCCCTTCAGCAGCTGAGTGCCGAGCAGATCATCACCAAGGCATTTGAAAACCAGTGCGAAGGGATTGTTTTTCTGATGAATGATCCGTTGGCAGCGTTTCCCGGATTTTTAAAAATTGCGAAACTGGCACACGCCAGAGGTCTTATGGCCGGCTGCTCCACCAATGCATATTTTACCACGGAAGCATTGACGCAACTGCTGCCCTGTCTGGATTTTATCAATGTCGGCATGAAGGGTTTTACGGATAAAGCTTATCAGGCCTGCGGCGTGCCGGAAATTAAACCGGTACTCAGGAATCTGGAAATCCTGCATGAGGCAGGCGTTCATATCGAAATTTCCTGTATCCTGACCCGTGAAAATCAATCCGAATTAATGGATCTTGCACATTATATCTCGGGTATCTCGCGAGGCATTCCTCTTCAGGTGATGCGTTTTCTTCCTTTTGAAACAGCCGCTATTACCCAGGAACCCTCTATCCGTGAATCAGAGGATTTCTGCAAAAAACTCCGTCAGGACCTGGACTTTGTCTACCTGTTCAATACGCCCGGCAGCAACCACCTGCATACCTGTTGCCCCCGATGCGGTCACGTTGTCTTGCGTCGCGACTTCTACGGCCCCATGGGCGCCAAGATTATTATACCGCCAAACGGTCTGCAACAGACTGATCAATGCCCTGCCTGCGGACGCGAGCTGCAACTAGTTGGTCTTACATCACAATCGGCCTATCAGGAGGGTGACTTTGAAGGTGGCTACCCCTTTACCCGCGCCATGGAGATGGTGGAAGCCATGCTCATCGCCATGGGTGTCACCAGCAAAGCAGTAGTGGTACGCGCCTGGGAGGATGTCCTTCAAAATGGCAGATTAAAAAAACTGCATAAAAGCATTCAGCATCCACGGACGTATATCGAAGCGGTCCGCTATTTCGGCAAAAAAGTGAATGCCGCCGAGCAGGCCGAAGTCCTGGCAACTTATCTGGAAGATCGTCTGGCGCGCATAGAAACCGACCTGGCTTCGGTTACACGGCGGCCACGGGTCTACTATGCCATGGGCAAGCCCCTGTTCTATATCAACGGCGGCCGATTGGAAAATCAACTCGTTGAAACGGCCGGTGGTGTCAGTGTGAACCGCGAACTGCCGGACGGCGGTCGTCCGGGACGCACTTTGACGGTTTCCGAACTCAACCGGATAAATCCGGAGGTGATATTTATCTCGGCGTTTATATCCAACTCGGTGGATGACTTTCTGGCTGAATGCCTGGCGCTTGGCGTGGAGGCCGATGCCGTCAAACAAAAGCAAATCTTTGTTCATCCAGCTCCTGGATGGGATTTCGGCAGTCCGCGCTGGGTGCTTGGTTTGTTATACATGGCCCGGGTCCTTCATCCGGAGCGCTGCTCATATGATGTCATGGCAGAGGCCGATGCTTTTTATCGCAATTTTTACGGAATCGCTTTTGATCCGCTCGATGCCAACCGTTCCTTCAGCAAACCCGATCGCCGCTGGCGGTGGCTGGAATAG
- the queC gene encoding 7-cyano-7-deazaguanine synthase QueC, protein MTGKKAVVLSSGGLDSTTVMAMAKDDGYEIYSLSFDYGQRHVFELEAANAVSNFFGTKRHLVIQIDLKKIGGSALTDNDIDVPKHRELATMPDEIPVTYVPARNTIFLSYALAWAEVLGCSDIFIGVNALDYSGYPDCRPEYIEAFERMANLATKAGVEGTDRIRINTPLIHMTKAQIIRKGTELGVDYHITHSCYDPSPDGRACGQCDSCRLRKKGFAEAGIPDPTRYNFS, encoded by the coding sequence ATGACGGGTAAAAAAGCAGTCGTTCTTTCAAGTGGCGGGCTGGATTCTACGACGGTCATGGCCATGGCAAAGGATGACGGGTATGAGATTTACAGTTTGAGCTTCGATTATGGGCAGCGGCACGTATTTGAACTGGAAGCTGCCAACGCGGTTTCAAATTTTTTCGGTACGAAGAGACATCTGGTGATTCAGATCGATCTGAAAAAAATCGGCGGCTCTGCCCTTACTGATAATGATATTGATGTCCCCAAACACCGGGAGCTGGCGACCATGCCGGATGAAATCCCGGTCACTTACGTGCCGGCCAGAAACACCATATTCCTGTCCTATGCCCTGGCCTGGGCAGAGGTGCTCGGGTGCAGCGATATCTTTATCGGGGTCAATGCCCTGGACTACAGCGGATATCCGGACTGCAGGCCGGAATACATTGAAGCGTTTGAGCGCATGGCCAATCTGGCTACCAAAGCCGGTGTCGAAGGAACCGATCGGATACGCATCAATACGCCGCTGATCCATATGACCAAAGCCCAGATTATCCGAAAAGGGACCGAACTTGGCGTGGATTATCATATCACCCACAGTTGCTATGATCCTTCCCCTGACGGGCGGGCCTGCGGTCAATGCGACAGCTGCCGGTTGCGTAAAAAGGGATTTGCCGAGGCCGGCATCCCGGACCCGACCAGATATAATTTTTCATGA
- a CDS encoding DUF364 domain-containing protein, translating into MTIQAAGNLIEKSRENLRTLIHENAFDNASVCILARTLTPEQAIGNPKRRDYPIIEGKEKMLEALFLGARGHSFTDSPVDFQGSIREVVDLPLNSNQNRAVYFATLNAVLRKLDLVRGTVHCRDQEPEQCSQCIADHLMNTWGKLKVGLIGLNPAIAEMLVKTFGPENVLINDLDKKNVDTEKFGVIVRDGRRRTEALIQESDVVLATGTTLCNDTFETIWNLICKHRKKYLFYGVTVAGISYQMGIDRICPYGSDG; encoded by the coding sequence ATGACCATTCAAGCAGCTGGGAATTTGATTGAAAAATCCAGAGAGAATTTGCGAACGCTGATTCATGAAAACGCTTTTGATAATGCATCGGTTTGCATTCTGGCCAGGACACTGACGCCGGAGCAAGCCATTGGAAATCCGAAACGCAGAGATTATCCCATCATAGAGGGAAAGGAGAAAATGCTGGAGGCCCTGTTCCTGGGTGCCAGAGGGCATTCGTTCACGGATTCGCCGGTGGATTTTCAGGGCAGTATCCGTGAGGTCGTTGACCTGCCACTCAATTCGAATCAGAACCGGGCGGTTTATTTTGCAACGCTCAATGCCGTATTGAGGAAGCTGGATCTGGTTCGGGGAACGGTCCATTGCAGGGATCAGGAACCCGAACAATGCTCACAATGCATCGCCGATCATCTGATGAATACCTGGGGAAAATTAAAGGTGGGATTGATCGGGCTGAATCCGGCAATTGCCGAAATGCTGGTGAAGACCTTTGGACCGGAAAATGTTTTGATCAATGATTTGGATAAAAAAAATGTCGATACGGAAAAATTCGGGGTCATCGTAAGAGACGGTCGTCGCCGGACCGAAGCCCTGATTCAGGAGTCTGATGTCGTTCTGGCGACCGGCACGACACTGTGCAATGATACGTTTGAAACCATCTGGAATCTGATCTGCAAACACCGGAAAAAATATTTGTTTTACGGCGTAACGGTTGCGGGCATCAGCTACCAGATGGGAATCGACAGAATCTGTCCATACGGAAGCGATGGATGA
- a CDS encoding DEAD/DEAH box helicase — translation MKAKLMPVHSSRDINEYIQSLLNSKRIGSQVVYHKILPASPPLWSDTAGGRNDPLNRLMKASGIQRLYSHQAQALDLIRSGRHVVTATPTASGKTLIYNLPVLERMMENPGVRALYMFPLKALAQDQLAAFNSMAASLNDHSPRAAIYDGDTSAWHRKRIRENPPNVLMTNPEMLHLAFLPHHWNWADFFSALEYVVIDEVHTYRGVLGSHMAQVLRRFKRICSFYGSRPTFIFSSATIANPAQLAHQLTGMEVVPITKSGSPKGHRHVVFIDPVEGSAQTTIMLLKAALHRGLRTIVYTQSRKYAELISLWAGSKSGRFASRISSYRAGYLPEERREIERKLADGELLAVISTSALELGIDIGDLDLCILAGYPGSVSSTLQRGGRVGRSGQDSAMILIAGDDALDQYFMRNPGELLGREPEAAVINPYNAMILEKHLACAAAELPLKADEPWLTEPGVLRSVLRLEQRGDLLRGADGSEFFSRYKSPHRHVDLRGSGSQYHIICSQTGESRGDIDAFRAFKETHPGAIYLHNGETYQVDHLGIDTQTVKITRAHVDYYTRVRSSKDTEILEVLNEKTVRGIKVSQGRLKVTDQVTGYERWRIHPQKKINIAALDLPPLIFETEGIWFNIPPEIQHRTEQAYLHFMGGIHAIEHAAIGIFPLLVLSDRNDLGGISIPYHEQVGMAAVFIYDGIPGGAGLSRQAFDKADKLLDLTRQVIEKCPCENGCPSCVHSPKCGSGNRPIDKGAAFFILNQMKTRPAGQVTHPDTVAEPAGHDIDRHNPDRLKIVELPPPQPEAIMTQTPGRFAVLDIETQRSAQEVGGWNRADLMRVSCVVVYDSYDDKFHEYLDHQIPQLIEHLTEVDLVIGFNILRFDYQVLAGYSDFAFKNLPTLDLLDIIFGHLGYRLSLGHLARETLGAAKSGDGLQALKWWKEGRIRDILDYCRMDVKITRDLYLYGKTNGFLLFQNKSGHKVRIPAGW, via the coding sequence ATGAAAGCTAAACTTATGCCGGTTCATTCATCCCGAGATATCAATGAATATATTCAATCCCTGTTGAATTCAAAACGCATCGGCAGCCAGGTTGTTTACCATAAAATTCTTCCCGCCAGCCCGCCGTTGTGGTCCGATACGGCAGGCGGCCGAAATGACCCTTTGAACCGTCTCATGAAGGCATCGGGGATTCAGCGGCTTTACAGCCATCAGGCACAGGCACTGGACCTGATCCGTTCCGGCCGGCATGTGGTGACGGCAACGCCTACGGCCAGCGGCAAGACCCTCATCTATAATCTGCCGGTTCTGGAACGGATGATGGAAAATCCGGGTGTACGGGCACTGTATATGTTTCCGCTGAAGGCACTGGCACAGGATCAGCTCGCTGCCTTTAATTCGATGGCCGCATCCCTGAATGATCATTCTCCCCGCGCGGCAATTTACGATGGAGACACCTCAGCCTGGCACCGCAAGCGCATCCGGGAAAATCCTCCCAATGTTCTCATGACCAATCCCGAAATGCTTCATCTGGCCTTTTTGCCCCATCACTGGAACTGGGCGGATTTTTTTTCGGCGCTTGAATATGTGGTCATCGATGAAGTTCATACCTACCGGGGGGTTCTGGGCTCGCATATGGCGCAGGTTCTCAGGCGGTTTAAACGGATCTGTTCTTTTTACGGAAGCCGCCCGACCTTTATCTTCAGCTCGGCCACCATTGCAAACCCGGCACAACTGGCGCATCAGCTGACCGGCATGGAGGTGGTTCCGATAACAAAAAGCGGCTCGCCCAAGGGACATCGGCACGTGGTGTTTATCGATCCGGTGGAGGGGTCGGCTCAGACGACGATTATGCTGCTGAAAGCCGCGCTTCACCGGGGACTTCGAACGATCGTCTATACGCAGTCACGAAAATACGCGGAGCTGATTTCCCTCTGGGCCGGCAGTAAATCCGGACGGTTTGCCAGCCGGATCAGTTCCTATCGGGCCGGCTACCTGCCCGAAGAACGTCGCGAGATCGAGCGCAAGCTTGCCGATGGGGAGCTTCTGGCGGTTATCTCCACCAGCGCCCTGGAACTGGGTATCGATATCGGGGACCTGGATCTGTGTATTCTGGCCGGCTATCCCGGCAGCGTTTCATCCACATTGCAGAGGGGAGGGCGGGTAGGCAGAAGCGGGCAGGACAGCGCCATGATCCTGATAGCCGGTGATGATGCCCTGGATCAGTATTTTATGCGAAACCCCGGCGAGCTCCTGGGCCGTGAGCCGGAAGCGGCGGTGATCAATCCGTATAATGCCATGATACTTGAAAAGCATCTGGCCTGTGCCGCCGCCGAACTGCCGCTGAAGGCAGATGAGCCCTGGCTGACGGAACCCGGCGTTCTGCGCTCTGTGTTACGCCTGGAACAGCGGGGGGACCTCTTGCGGGGTGCGGACGGGTCTGAATTTTTTTCCCGGTACAAGTCGCCGCACCGGCATGTGGATCTTCGGGGATCGGGAAGCCAGTACCATATCATATGCAGTCAGACAGGGGAGAGCAGGGGGGATATCGACGCCTTCAGGGCGTTTAAGGAAACTCACCCGGGCGCCATCTATCTTCATAACGGGGAGACCTACCAGGTCGATCATCTCGGGATCGATACGCAGACCGTAAAGATTACCAGAGCCCATGTGGATTATTATACGCGGGTCCGATCATCCAAAGACACTGAAATTCTCGAGGTGCTTAATGAAAAAACCGTCCGGGGAATCAAGGTCAGCCAGGGAAGGCTGAAAGTGACGGATCAGGTGACCGGATATGAAAGATGGCGGATACACCCCCAGAAAAAAATCAACATCGCTGCTCTGGATCTTCCGCCCCTCATTTTTGAAACCGAAGGCATCTGGTTTAATATTCCCCCGGAAATCCAGCATCGGACCGAACAGGCATACCTTCATTTCATGGGCGGCATCCATGCGATCGAGCATGCGGCCATCGGCATCTTTCCGCTGCTGGTCCTGTCTGACAGAAATGATCTGGGAGGTATTTCCATCCCTTATCATGAGCAGGTGGGCATGGCGGCCGTATTTATTTATGACGGCATTCCCGGAGGAGCCGGTCTCAGCCGTCAGGCCTTTGACAAGGCCGATAAACTTCTGGACCTGACGCGTCAGGTGATTGAAAAATGTCCCTGTGAGAACGGATGTCCCTCCTGTGTTCATTCTCCCAAATGTGGTTCCGGCAACCGGCCGATTGATAAGGGGGCGGCTTTTTTTATCCTGAACCAGATGAAGACCCGGCCGGCAGGGCAGGTTACCCATCCTGACACGGTAGCCGAACCCGCCGGCCACGATATCGATCGACATAATCCGGACCGCCTCAAAATAGTAGAACTTCCGCCCCCACAACCGGAGGCGATCATGACGCAGACGCCCGGACGCTTTGCGGTACTGGACATTGAAACCCAGCGCTCGGCACAGGAGGTCGGCGGCTGGAACCGGGCGGATCTGATGCGGGTCAGCTGCGTGGTGGTTTATGATTCATATGACGACAAATTTCACGAGTATCTGGATCACCAGATTCCGCAGCTGATTGAGCACCTGACCGAAGTGGATCTGGTGATCGGGTTCAATATTCTCCGGTTTGATTATCAGGTTCTTGCCGGATACTCTGATTTTGCGTTTAAAAATCTTCCGACCCTGGATCTGCTCGATATCATATTCGGGCACCTGGGCTACCGGCTGTCTCTGGGTCATCTGGCCAGAGAAACGCTTGGCGCCGCTAAAAGCGGCGATGGGCTCCAGGCGCTGAAGTGGTGGAAAGAAGGGCGTATACGGGATATTCTGGATTACTGCCGGATGGATGTGAAAATTACAAGAGATTTATACCTGTACGGAAAAACGAACGGGTTTCTATTGTTTCAAAATAAAAGCGGCCATAAGGTCCGGATACCGGCGGGGTGGTGA
- a CDS encoding class I SAM-dependent methyltransferase yields the protein MEIDVKEFDHIAQTVFAPVYPLIASQIIAHTGVTRGVCLDIGCGGGYLGTALARSTELFVHFFDQSEEMLAIVRRTIAENGLQTRTHTLRGDVMAIGLPDGSVDLAVSRGSVFFWEDLPRAFREIYRVLAPNGWAYIGGGFGSRELKESIKREMASRDQGGDRFRNKVGRNLSPQNRALFETALQTAGIDSFTIVHNDEVGLWLAIRK from the coding sequence ATGGAAATTGACGTAAAAGAATTTGATCATATCGCACAAACCGTATTCGCGCCCGTATATCCGCTCATCGCCAGCCAGATCATTGCTCATACCGGCGTCACCCGAGGGGTATGTCTGGATATCGGCTGCGGCGGGGGCTATCTGGGCACCGCCCTGGCCCGGTCCACCGAACTGTTTGTCCACTTCTTTGACCAGTCCGAGGAAATGCTCGCCATCGTCCGCCGGACAATTGCCGAAAACGGCTTGCAGACCCGGACCCATACGCTTCGGGGAGATGTTATGGCCATCGGCCTGCCGGATGGGTCCGTAGATCTGGCCGTCAGCCGCGGATCGGTTTTTTTCTGGGAAGATTTGCCCCGGGCCTTTCGTGAGATCTATCGGGTGCTTGCCCCCAATGGGTGGGCTTATATCGGCGGTGGTTTCGGGTCGCGGGAATTAAAAGAATCCATAAAACGTGAAATGGCATCACGCGATCAGGGCGGCGACCGGTTCCGAAACAAAGTGGGGCGTAATCTGAGTCCCCAAAACCGCGCACTTTTCGAGACGGCACTCCAAACCGCCGGCATCGATTCCTTTACCATTGTGCACAACGACGAGGTCGGGCTGTGGCTTGCCATAAGGAAATAA
- a CDS encoding YbjN domain-containing protein, with translation MKEKFELVKRYLNDMDMAIISEDEAEELVVVEDEDSGIKNLIIDCEEPILVLEQMIMKVPENSGPLYKRLLQMNRNLVHGAFVLDENESMILFRDTLQLENLDRNELEASIQALSLALSEYAADLLKYAA, from the coding sequence ATGAAAGAAAAATTTGAATTGGTCAAGCGGTATCTCAATGACATGGACATGGCCATAATCAGCGAAGATGAAGCAGAGGAGCTGGTGGTGGTGGAAGATGAGGACAGCGGCATTAAAAATCTTATCATCGATTGCGAAGAGCCGATTCTTGTGCTTGAGCAGATGATCATGAAGGTACCGGAAAATTCGGGACCGTTGTATAAACGGCTGCTTCAAATGAACCGGAATCTGGTTCACGGTGCGTTTGTCCTGGATGAAAACGAATCCATGATACTGTTTCGGGATACCCTGCAACTTGAAAACCTTGACCGCAATGAACTCGAAGCTTCCATTCAGGCGCTGAGTCTGGCTCTGTCGGAGTATGCCGCCGATCTGTTAAAATACGCGGCATAA